The Streptomyces racemochromogenes DNA segment CCCGTCCCGCCGCGAGCATGCCTCCTGCCCGCGCCGGACGCGGTGCCCGGCGACCGCCCGGGTGACACTGGGGGAGTGGCGGACGACGCGCGCCGCACGCAACGGCGGCTGGAACGGACCATCCTCGACCTGCTGGAGCGCCGCGGGCCGGGCACGACGATCTGCCCCTCGGACGCCGCGCGGGCGGTGTACGCGGCGGACGACGACGGCTGGCGCGCCCTGATGGAGCCGGTCCGCCGCGCGGCCCGCCGACTGGCCGCGGCGGGCGAGGTGGAGATCACCCAGCACGGCCGTCCCGTCGATCCGGACCGGGCCCGGGGTCCGATCCGCATCCGCCGCACCCGCCGCACCCCCTGACGCCCCGACAGCACGCCGCGCGGCCCGTACCCGCTCCCGCCTGCCGCGACGGCGCCGTAGGGACCGCTCCTGCCCGGCCTCCTCAACTCGTGCCCGCCGTCGCGGGGTTTGAGGTCCCGGAAGGCGGCCATACGCGGCAGGAGGAAGACATGACCAACACACCTGACGACGACACACAGACGAAGGCGGACCAGGGGAAGCCCCCGCGCCCCGCCACGGTGATCCTTTCGGCGATGCGGCAGCTGTCCCAGCTGCTCGGCCTTCCGGCCGAAGCCGTCAGCTCGTGCGAGCGGGCCGAAGACGGCACCTGGAAGCTCTCGGTCGAAATCGTCGAACTGCCACGCGTCCCCGACACGATGACGCTGCTGGCCTCCTACGAGGTGGAGGCCGACGCCGACGGAGAACTCATCGGCTACCGGCGGGTCCGCCGCTACGAGAGGGGCCGCGCGGACCGTCGCTGAAGGCGGACGCCCGTCCCTGCCCCCGAAGAAAGGGAAGCGGAACAATGACCGTCGTTCCTGCCCAGCCCGCACCCGCCGCGTCCGGCGGCGGCTCCAGCGGCCTGTACGACGTCCTGGAACTGATCCTCGACCGAGGCCTGGTCATCGACGCGTTCGTACGCGTCTCGCTGGTCGGCATCGAAATACTCAAGATCGACATACGGGTCGTCGTGGCCAGCGTCGACACCTACCTGCGGTTCGCGGAGGCGTGCAACCGCCTCGACCTGGAAGCCGGACCGCGCAAGAACCCGGGCCTGCCCGACCTCATGGGCGAGCTGACCGAGTCCGGCGCCCGGGGCAAGACCAAGGGCGTCCTCAGCGGGGCGGCCCAGACCCTCTCCGACGCCTTCAGCCAGGCCCGCGAGGAGGGCACGGAGGAGAAGAGCGAGAGCCGGCCGCGCCGGCGCGCCACGGCCCGCCGGGAGGAGAAGGAATGAGCACCTACGTCTACGGCATCACCCGCGCCTCGCAGAAGCTCCCGGGCGCCATCGAGGGGATAGGCGAGCCGCCCCTCCCCGTCCGGTCCGTCCGGGCCGGCCGGCTCGCCGCACTGGTCAGCGACGCCCCCGCCGAGCTGAAGCCGAAGCGGCGGGACCTGCTCGCCCACCAGAGGGTGGTCATCCAGGCCCAGGCCGGCGGCCCCGTCCTGCCGATGCGCTTCGGCGGCGTCTCACCCGACGACGACACGGTCGGCGCGATCCTCTCGGAACACGAGGAGTCCTACCTCGAACGTCTGGAGGCCCTGGTGAACCGCGACGAGTACAACGTCAAGGCCAGCCACGAGGAGGACGCGGTCCTCCACTCGGTCCTGGCCGCGGATCCCCAGCTGATCGCCCGCCACCAGGCGATGCGCGCGGCGGGCGGCGGCACCCACGAGGAGAAGCTGCTCTTCGGTGAACTCGTCGCGCGCGCGGTGTCAGCGCGCGAGCGGGCGGACGCCGCCCTCATCGAGGAGGCCCTGACCCCCCACGCCGAGGACGTGCGCCGGGGACCCGACAGCGCCGGCTGGCTCGCCAACTGCTCCTTCCTCGTCGACCGCGACCGCCGCGAGGACTTCCTCGCCGCGGTCCGCGCCCTGCACGAACAGCATCACCACCTGCGGGTGCAGGCGACCGGCCCGCTGCCGCCCTACAGCTTCGCCGAGGCGGGCTGAGGCCATGGGCCTGCTGAAGGAAGTCCTGCTGCTCCCGGCCGCACCCGTACGGGGGACCGCCTGGGTCATGCGCCAGGTCCTCGCCGAGGCCGAGCGGCAGTACCACGACCCCGCCGTCGTCCAGCGCGAGCTCGCACGGCTCGTCGCGGCCTTCGAGGCGGGAGAGATGGACGAGTCCGAATTCGACCGCCGGGAGGACGAACTCCTGGCCCGACTGGAGAGCAGGTCGCGACCGACATGACGAACCGCACCGCCCTGGGCCTGGCCGTCGGCGCCGGCTACCTCCTGGGCCGCACGAAGAAGGCCAGGCTCGCCCTCGGCCTCACCACCCTGGTGCTCGGCCGCAGGGTCGCTTCCGGGCCGGCCCTTCCCCTGGTCGGCGGCCTGCGGGACCGCCCCCGGGTGAAGGAGCTGCGCGACCAGCTGCGCACGGACCTCCGCGGCGTGGCACCGGCCGCCGTCGGCGCGCTCGTGGACCGACGGCTCGACGCCCTCGCCGACCGCCTGCACGACCGCACCCTCGACCTCCAGGACCGTCTCGCGGACCTGACGGGCCGGGACGACGACACCGGTCGGCAGGCCGCGGACGCGGACCCGGACGCCGACCCGGACCCGGACGCCGACGCGGAAGCGGTCGCCGACGCCGACGGGCCCCGGAACGCCGACGCCGACGAGCCACAGGGCGGCGACCGCCGCCCGCCGCGCAAGCGCGCGGCCCGCAAACAGGCGCCGTCGGCCGGCCGTTCCCGCCGCAGCGGCTCCGGCGAGGCGAAGGGCGCGGCCAAGGGCGCCGTGAAGGGTGGCGCGAGCGGCAGCCGGGGAGACGGCGGCGATGCCTGAGACAACCCTGCTGGCGCGACTCGGGAACAGCCCCGCGGCGGACCGGGTCAAGGACGAACTGGAGCACTACCTCGCGGTCCGGGCCGCATGCCTCCTGGCGGGCATCGGCCGGGCCCTGGGGCGCGCCACGCTCCTCCTCGAAGCCGAGGACGAGCCCGGTCCCGCCCGCCCCCGCGGCCGTCACGGAAGCCGACGCCCCTCATGACCACACCCTCGGGCCTGCCCCGGCTCGGCGACGACGGTGGCGGAGCCAACCTCGCCGACATCCTCGAACGCGTACTCGACAAGGGCGTGGTCATCGCCGGCGACATCCGGATCAACCTGCTCGACATCGAACTGCTCACCATCAAGCTCCGCCTGGTCGTCGCCTCGGTGGAACGCGCGAAGGAAATGGGCATCGACTGGTGGGAACGGGACCCCGCCCTGTCCTCCAAGGCGCGTGACGGCGAGCTGGGCCGTGAGAACGCGGATCTGCGCCGGCGCATCGCGGCGCTCGAAGCCCGCCGGGAGGAACACCCGTGAGCGAGGAACTCCTCTACGTGTACGCCGTGCTGCGGACCGGCCCGCAGCTCCCGCGGTCCCTCGTCGAAGCCGACACCGGCCCCGTCCTCGGCGCGGGCCTGCGGCTCGTCGGCCATGACGGCCTCACCGCCGTCGCCGAGCCCGTGTCCGCCGCCGACTTCGACGAGGGACCGCTGCGCGCCCGCCTGGAGGACCTGGACTGGCTCGCCGGAGTGGCCCGCGCCCACCACGGGGTGGTGGCCCGCGTGGGACGGCTGGCCACCACCGTCCCGCTGCGGCTGGCGACCGTGTGCCGCGGCCCGGAAGGGGTCCGGCGGATGCTGGCCGAAGGCCGCGTACCGCTCACCCGGGCCCTGCGCCGGCTCGCGGGCACGGAGGAGTGGGGCGTCAAGCTCTACACCGAACCCGCCGCTGCCGACGGCCCGGCCGCCTCCCCGGCCCCCTCGGCGGCGGGCGGCTCCGGCCGCGACTACCTGCGCACCCGCGTCGCGGCACGACGGGCGCGCGACGACCGCGACGACCGGGCCCGGCAGACCGCCCGCACGCTCCACGACGACCTCCGCGCCAGGGCGTCGGGCGCCGTCACGCACCCGCCGCAGCACGGCGCGCTGTCGTCGGCCCCGGGCCGGAACGTGCTCAACGCCGCCTACCTGGTCCCCACCGCGGACCGGCGGGCGTTCCTGGACGGCGTCCCGGACGCGGACTCGCTGCCGGCGGGCCTGCGGATCGAGGTCACCGGCCCCTGGGTCCCGTACTCCTTCGCCCACGGTCCCGCGGATGCCGCGGAAGCCCCGTGAGCGGGACCCGGGACGTCGCCGAAACCGCCGACGTCGCCCTCGTCGACCTCCTCGACCGCCTCCTGGCGGGCGGGGTCGTGCTCGTCGGCGACATCACGCTGCGCATCGCCGACGTCGACCTCGTCCGCATCGACCTGAAGGCGCTCGTCAGCTCCGTCGGCGACACCGTGCCCGCACCCTGGGAGGAATGAGAGATGAGCCGACCGCAGCAGCTCGACCTCGACGCCGACACCGTCGAACGCGACCTCGCACGCCTGGTCCTGACCGTCGTGGAACTCCTGCGCCAGCTCATGGAACGCCAGGCGCTGCGCCGGTTCGAGAGCGGCACCCTCACCGAGGAGCAGGAAGAACGCCTCGGCCTGACCCTGATGCTCCTGGAGGACCGCATGGACCTCCTGCGGCGCCGGTTCGGCCTGCGCCCCGAGGACCTGAACATCGACCTGGGCCCCCTGGGAAAGCTCCTGTGAGGGGGGTTTGCCGCCCGGGGTTCGGGTCACACGCGGGACATGACCGAATCGGAGAAGAACACCAGCAGCCGTTCCACGTCGCGAGGTTCCTCCAACGGGACCGCCACCAGGACCCGGGACCGGGCCGCAGCCGCGTCCGAGGACACCGCGGGCGCCCTCGCCTCCCTGCCGGCGCCGCTGGGGGAGAAGACGGTCGCCGCCGCGAAGGCCGTCCGGGGTTCCCTGGGCCGGGCCGGCTGGGTCTGGACCGCCGTCAGGGCCCGCAAGGCCGCGGCGGCCGGTGCCGCCACGGCCACGGCGGCCGTCGTGACGACCGCCTACACCCTCGGACGGCGTTCCGGCCTGCGACGGCGCGGCCCGCTGTCCCGGCTCACGGGCGGCCGTCTCTGAACGGGGCGTCCGCCCGGCCTGGTTGGTACGGGCCGTGAGCGCATGGGCCATGGGGGCCACGAGCGGGCTCCGGGGACCGGCGCAAACCGGGGTGGAACCGTCGTATCCACTCCCTGCGTCATGATCATCAAGGTTCCCGGAAGAAGACGAGGTCCCCATGCCCATGCCCCCGGCCCGCCGTAGCGTGCTGGCCGCCGCCCTCGGCGCCGGCACCGTACTCACCGCCGGCCCCGCCCCCGCCGCCGCTGCCTCGCCCGTACCCGCCGCGGGGGTCGGCCCGCGGGTCGCCCGGGCCCTGGCCGCACTCGAACGCGAGCACGGCGCGCGGCTCGGGGTGTACGCCCTGGAGACGGACACCGGACGCACCGTCACCCACCGGGCGGACGAACTCTTCCCCATGTGCTCGGTGTTCAAGACCCTCGCCGCCGCGGCGGTCCTGCGCGACCTCGACCACGACGGCTCGGTCCTCGCCCGCCGCGTCCACTACACCCAGGCGGACATCGACAGGTCCGGATACTCGGAGTGGACCAAGCGGGCGGCGCACCTCGCGAACGGCCTGACGATCGCCGAGCTGTGCGAGGTGAGCATCACCTACAGCGACAACACCGCCGCCAACCTGCTGCTGCGCGAACTCGGCGGCCCCGATGCCGTCACCCGCTTCGCCCGCTCCCTCGGCGACCCGGTGACGCGCCTGGACCGGTGGGAGCCCGAGCTGAACAGCGCCGAACCGGACCGCGTCACCGACGTCACCACCCCCCGGGCCATCGCCCGCACGTACGCCCGGCTGGTCCTGGGCGACGCGCTGGGCCGGGCGGACCGCGGGCTGCTGACCGGATGGCTGTGCGCGAACACGACGAGCGGCGCGCGCTTCCGGGAGGGGCTGCCCGCCGAGTGGCGGCTGGGCGACAAGACCGGCGGCGGCTCCTACGGCACGAACAACGACGTCGGCATCGTGTGGCGGCCGCACGGGGCTCCGCTGGTCCTGGCGGTCCTGACGACCAAACCGGCGCAGGACGCGAAAGCGGACGACGCGCTGGTGTCCGGGGCGGCCAGGGTCCTGGCGAAGGCGTTCGCCGACCCGGGACGCTGACGGGGGACGGGCGCCCCCGCCCACCGGAACCGGATGGTCCGTCAGCCCCGGCCGCCGGACTCCGCGACGGCGCCCGGGTCCGGGGCGAGGGCCAGGAAGTCGTCGTGGGTGCGGACCCGGACCCCGGGCCGGTCCTCGGCCAGCGCGGCGATCATGGCCGCGGCCAGGCGGCCCGCCGGCACCGGCCGGTAGGGGCGGGCGGGCCCGGCCAGCAGGGGGGCCAGTACGGTCGCGGCGGAGCCGCCGAGCCCCTCGCCCCGGCGGTGGGCGGCACGGCGGCCGAGGATGAAGGAGGGCCGGAAGAACTCGGTCTGCGGGTAGCCCAGCGCCGTCACCTCCGCCTCCATGTCCCCCTTCACCCGGAGGTAGAAGGCGCGGCTGCCCGATCCGGCGCCGACCGAGGAGACGACGGCGATCCGGTCGGCGCCGGCGTCCCGGGCCAGCCCGGCCACCCGTACGGTGTGGTGCTGGTCCACCTCGCGGAAGGCCTCCTGCGAGCCGGCCTGCGCGATGGTGGTGCCCAGCGCGCAGTACACGTCGCCCCCGGCCGGCCCGGGCGGCAGGTCGTCGGCCCGGAGCTTGGCGAAGTCCACCACCCGGGCGTCCAGCCGCGGGTGTTCGAGGCCGAGCGGGCGGCGGGCCAGGACGGTGACGCGGTCGTAGCGCGGGTCGCGCAGCAGCCGTACCAGCAGTTGTCCGCCGACCAGTCCCGTGGCTCCGGCCAGGAGCGCGCTGCGGGTCATGGAAGTCCTCTCCGCCGCCGGCGGCCGGCCCGCCGGAGTCACCGCAGCATGTCACACCGGCCGGCGCCACCGGCCGTGGTCCATGTGGGACCCGGCCATGGGGCCCATGCGCAGCATGCCGCCGTCCACCGCCCAGGAGGCGCCGGTGACGTAGGAGGCCTCGGGTCCGGCGAGGAACGCGATGACGGCGGCGACCTCCCGGGCGTCGCCGGGCCGTCCGGCCGGGATGCCGGGCCGGTCCCGGGTCCGCACGTCCACGTCCTCCTGCCCCGTCATGGGGGTGGCGATCTCCCCGGGTGCCACGGAGTTGACGGTGATGCCGTGTTCGGCGAGTTCGAGGGCCATCACCTGGGTGAGGAGCCCCAGCCCGCCCTTCGCGGCGCAGTAGGGGCCCGCGCCGACCCTTGGCTGGTGTTCGTGGACCGAGGTGACGTTGACGATCCTGCCGCCCGTTCCCTGGCGGATCATGTGCCGCGCGGCCCGCTGGCCGCAGAGCAGGGGACCCACGAGGTCCACGTCGAGCACCTGGCGCACGGTGGCCAGGTCGAGCTCCAGGAAGGGCGTGGCGGTCCCCGTGCCCGCGTTGTTGACGAGGACGTCGAGGCGGCCGAGCTCGTCGGCCAGCCGGTCGACGGCGTCCGCCGCGCCGGGCAGGTCCGTCAGGTCGAGCCGGGCGAGCGCGGCACGCCGCCCGTGTGCCCGGACCTCCTCGGCCGTTCGACGGGCACCCGCCTCGTCCTGGTGCCAGGTGATGCCGACGTCCAGCCCGGTCGCCGCCAGCCTGGCGGCCACCGCGCGGCCGATACCGGAGTCGGCGCCGGTGACCACGGCGGTGGCGGGGGCGAAGTCCAGAGGACTGATCATGTCAGGGTTCCCTTCCGACCGAGCCGCCGGCCGGGAAGCCGCCCTCCTCGGTCACACCCTTGCGCGCGTGGACGTCCCCCTTCCACCCCTCGTTCCAGTATGTGCGCGGGGACCCGGACCCGCCCGTCCTGCCGGTCTCCGGCCCGCGGATCCGGGCGGGTGGGCGAAGCGCTCCACCTCACCGCGGCCCGGAGCGCATGCGCGGGGGAGGGCTGGGCAGACGCGGGCCATCCGGAAGTTCGACCGATAGGCGGCGGTGTGCGAAGCGTAGGTGTGGAAGAGGAACTCCTGCTCGTGGACGCGTCGAGCGGCTCGCCGCTCGCGGTCTCGGGCGCCGTGCTGGCGGCCGCGGAACGCTCCGCCGGGCGCCACGGCGGCCACGGCCGGGAGGACCACGAGTTCGAGAAGGAACTCCACAAGGAACAGGTGGAGTTCGCCACCAAACCGCTCACCGAGATGGGCGAACTGCGGGAGGAGATCACCCGCATCCGGGGCGAGGCGGCCCGCCACGCGGCCACCGCCGACGCCCGGGTGCTGGCCGTGGCGACCTCACCGCTGCCCGTGCGGCCGTCGCTGAACGCCGGACCCCGCTACCGCTGGCTGGGCGAGCGGTTCGGACTGACGGCCCAGGAGCAGCTGACGTGCGGCTGCCACGTCCACGTGTCCGTCGCCTCGGACGAGGAGGGCGTCGCCGTCCTGGACCGCATCAGGCCCTGGCTGGCCGTCCTGACCGCGATCAGCGCGAACTCGCCGTTCTGGCAGGGCGAGGACAGCGGCTACGGGAGCTACCGCAGCCGGGTCTGGAACAGATGGCCCTCCGCCGGACCGGTCGACCTCTTCGGATCCGCGGACCGCTACCGGGAGCAGGTCCGCGCGATGATCGACACCGGTGTGCTCCGCGACGAAGGCATGATCTACTTCGACGCCCGCCTGTCCGCGAGCTACCCCACCGTCGAGGTACGCGTCGCGGACGTCTGCCTCGACCCCGAGACCACGGTCCTCCTCGCCGCCCTCGTCCGCGGCCTGGTCGAAACCGCCGCCCGCGCCTGGCAGCAGGGACAGCCGCCCGCCCGCATCGGGACCAGCCTCCTGCGCCTGGCCTCGTGGCGGGCCGGCCGCTCCGGGCTGGACGGGCCCCTGCTGCACCCCGAGACCATGCGCGAGACACCCCCCGAGCAGGTGGTGGACGCCCTGTACCGGTACGTGCGCGAGGCGCTGCTGGACCACGGCGACGACGAACGGGTCCGGGAGGCCATCGCCCACCTCCACGAACGGGGGAACGGCGCCCGCGTCCAGCGCCGCCTCCACGCCGAGGGGCGCCCCCTCGCCGCCGTCGTCGCGGAGTGCGCGCAGATGACCCTCGGACGGGCCGCCACGGCGTAGCTCCGGCGGCCGCGCCGCGCGGAGTGCTTGAGTGGAGGCCCAGTCCCGTACCCACCCGGAGGAGATCCCATGGCCACCGAGAACCACCGGACCGACGAACAGGCCCGGCGCATGCGTGAACAGGCGGAGGCGCTCGAACTGGCGGCCGGCAAGTCCGCCGACGAAGCCGAACGGGAGGGCCTGATGGACGAGGCCCTGC contains these protein-coding regions:
- a CDS encoding DUF3253 domain-containing protein, producing MADDARRTQRRLERTILDLLERRGPGTTICPSDAARAVYAADDDGWRALMEPVRRAARRLAAAGEVEITQHGRPVDPDRARGPIRIRRTRRTP
- the gvpO gene encoding gas vesicle protein GvpO; amino-acid sequence: MTNTPDDDTQTKADQGKPPRPATVILSAMRQLSQLLGLPAEAVSSCERAEDGTWKLSVEIVELPRVPDTMTLLASYEVEADADGELIGYRRVRRYERGRADRR
- a CDS encoding gas vesicle structural protein GvpA, giving the protein MTVVPAQPAPAASGGGSSGLYDVLELILDRGLVIDAFVRVSLVGIEILKIDIRVVVASVDTYLRFAEACNRLDLEAGPRKNPGLPDLMGELTESGARGKTKGVLSGAAQTLSDAFSQAREEGTEEKSESRPRRRATARREEKE
- a CDS encoding GvpL/GvpF family gas vesicle protein, giving the protein MSTYVYGITRASQKLPGAIEGIGEPPLPVRSVRAGRLAALVSDAPAELKPKRRDLLAHQRVVIQAQAGGPVLPMRFGGVSPDDDTVGAILSEHEESYLERLEALVNRDEYNVKASHEEDAVLHSVLAADPQLIARHQAMRAAGGGTHEEKLLFGELVARAVSARERADAALIEEALTPHAEDVRRGPDSAGWLANCSFLVDRDRREDFLAAVRALHEQHHHLRVQATGPLPPYSFAEAG
- a CDS encoding gas vesicle protein GvpG: MGLLKEVLLLPAAPVRGTAWVMRQVLAEAERQYHDPAVVQRELARLVAAFEAGEMDESEFDRREDELLARLESRSRPT
- a CDS encoding DNA primase, coding for MTNRTALGLAVGAGYLLGRTKKARLALGLTTLVLGRRVASGPALPLVGGLRDRPRVKELRDQLRTDLRGVAPAAVGALVDRRLDALADRLHDRTLDLQDRLADLTGRDDDTGRQAADADPDADPDPDADAEAVADADGPRNADADEPQGGDRRPPRKRAARKQAPSAGRSRRSGSGEAKGAAKGAVKGGASGSRGDGGDA
- a CDS encoding gas vesicle protein: MTTPSGLPRLGDDGGGANLADILERVLDKGVVIAGDIRINLLDIELLTIKLRLVVASVERAKEMGIDWWERDPALSSKARDGELGRENADLRRRIAALEARREEHP
- a CDS encoding GvpL/GvpF family gas vesicle protein codes for the protein MSEELLYVYAVLRTGPQLPRSLVEADTGPVLGAGLRLVGHDGLTAVAEPVSAADFDEGPLRARLEDLDWLAGVARAHHGVVARVGRLATTVPLRLATVCRGPEGVRRMLAEGRVPLTRALRRLAGTEEWGVKLYTEPAAADGPAASPAPSAAGGSGRDYLRTRVAARRARDDRDDRARQTARTLHDDLRARASGAVTHPPQHGALSSAPGRNVLNAAYLVPTADRRAFLDGVPDADSLPAGLRIEVTGPWVPYSFAHGPADAAEAP
- a CDS encoding gas vesicle protein, with product MSGTRDVAETADVALVDLLDRLLAGGVVLVGDITLRIADVDLVRIDLKALVSSVGDTVPAPWEE
- a CDS encoding gas vesicle protein K produces the protein MSRPQQLDLDADTVERDLARLVLTVVELLRQLMERQALRRFESGTLTEEQEERLGLTLMLLEDRMDLLRRRFGLRPEDLNIDLGPLGKLL
- the bla gene encoding class A beta-lactamase, giving the protein MPMPPARRSVLAAALGAGTVLTAGPAPAAAASPVPAAGVGPRVARALAALEREHGARLGVYALETDTGRTVTHRADELFPMCSVFKTLAAAAVLRDLDHDGSVLARRVHYTQADIDRSGYSEWTKRAAHLANGLTIAELCEVSITYSDNTAANLLLRELGGPDAVTRFARSLGDPVTRLDRWEPELNSAEPDRVTDVTTPRAIARTYARLVLGDALGRADRGLLTGWLCANTTSGARFREGLPAEWRLGDKTGGGSYGTNNDVGIVWRPHGAPLVLAVLTTKPAQDAKADDALVSGAARVLAKAFADPGR
- a CDS encoding NAD(P)H-binding protein: MTRSALLAGATGLVGGQLLVRLLRDPRYDRVTVLARRPLGLEHPRLDARVVDFAKLRADDLPPGPAGGDVYCALGTTIAQAGSQEAFREVDQHHTVRVAGLARDAGADRIAVVSSVGAGSGSRAFYLRVKGDMEAEVTALGYPQTEFFRPSFILGRRAAHRRGEGLGGSAATVLAPLLAGPARPYRPVPAGRLAAAMIAALAEDRPGVRVRTHDDFLALAPDPGAVAESGGRG
- a CDS encoding SDR family oxidoreductase, which produces MISPLDFAPATAVVTGADSGIGRAVAARLAATGLDVGITWHQDEAGARRTAEEVRAHGRRAALARLDLTDLPGAADAVDRLADELGRLDVLVNNAGTGTATPFLELDLATVRQVLDVDLVGPLLCGQRAARHMIRQGTGGRIVNVTSVHEHQPRVGAGPYCAAKGGLGLLTQVMALELAEHGITVNSVAPGEIATPMTGQEDVDVRTRDRPGIPAGRPGDAREVAAVIAFLAGPEASYVTGASWAVDGGMLRMGPMAGSHMDHGRWRRPV
- a CDS encoding glutamate--cysteine ligase, with product MRSVGVEEELLLVDASSGSPLAVSGAVLAAAERSAGRHGGHGREDHEFEKELHKEQVEFATKPLTEMGELREEITRIRGEAARHAATADARVLAVATSPLPVRPSLNAGPRYRWLGERFGLTAQEQLTCGCHVHVSVASDEEGVAVLDRIRPWLAVLTAISANSPFWQGEDSGYGSYRSRVWNRWPSAGPVDLFGSADRYREQVRAMIDTGVLRDEGMIYFDARLSASYPTVEVRVADVCLDPETTVLLAALVRGLVETAARAWQQGQPPARIGTSLLRLASWRAGRSGLDGPLLHPETMRETPPEQVVDALYRYVREALLDHGDDERVREAIAHLHERGNGARVQRRLHAEGRPLAAVVAECAQMTLGRAATA
- a CDS encoding DUF6381 family protein produces the protein MATENHRTDEQARRMREQAEALELAAGKSADEAEREGLMDEALRIRKDLEDRHGPESATMDPM